The nucleotide sequence aagttctagtaacttggtgatagtgactagagaactctgtcaatcactattttatctagaagattaactcccacttgattcaagtgactgtagtacttagacattttgagcacatgctcactagctgagctattctcctccatcttgtaggcaaagtgcttgtcaaaggtctcatacctttcgacatgggcatgagtctgaaatactaatttcaactcttgaaacatctcatatgctccgtggcgttcaaaacatctttgaagccccgattctaagccgtaaagcatggtgcactaaactatcaagtagtcatcatatcgagctcgccaaacgttcataacgtccgcatctgctcctgcaatcggtctgtcacctagcggtgcatcaaggacataattcttctgtgcagcaatgaggataatcctcagatcatggatccaatccgcatcattgctactaacatctttcaacttagtttttctctaggaacatatcaaaataaacggggagctacattgcgagctattgatctataacatagttatgcaaatactatcaggactaagttcatgataaattaaagttcaattaatcatattacttaagaactcccacttagatagacatcactctagtcatctaaatgatcacgtgatccaaatcaactaaaccatgtccgatcatcacgtgagatggagtagttttcaatggtaaacatcactatgttgatcatatctactatatgattcacgctcgacctttcggtctcagtgttccgaggccatatctgcatatgctaggctcgtcaagtttaacccgagtatttctgtgtgtgcaaaactgtcttgcacccgttgtatatgaacgtagagcttatcacacccgatcatcacgtggtgtctcggcacgacgaactttggcaacagtgcatactcaaggagaacacttgtaccttgaaatttagtgagagatcatcttataatgctaacgccgaactaagcaaaaataagatgtataaaaaataaacatcacatgcaatccaaatatgtgacatgatatggccatcatcatcttgtgcttttgatatccatctccaaagtactgtcatgatctccattgttaccggcatgacatcatgatctccatcatcttgatcttttatcaacgagtcgtcacatggtcgtctcaccagctatcGCTTTTGCAGTTATTGCTATcgcatagagataaagtaaagcaattacatggcacttgcatcttatgcaataaagagacaactataaggcttctgccagttgccgataacttcaacaaaacatgatcatctcatacaacaacttatatctcatcacgtcttgaccatatcacatcacaacaagccctgcaaaaacaagttggacgtcctctactttgttgttgcaagttttacgtggctgctacgggctgagcaagaaccgtttttacctacgcatcaaaaccacaacgatatttcgtcaaatatgtgttgttttaaccttcacaaggaccgggcgtagccacactcgattcaactaaagttggagaaactgacacccgccagccacctgtgtgcaaagcacgtcggtagaaccagtcttgcgtaagcgtacgcgtaatgtcagtccgggccgcttcatccaacaataccgccgaaccgaagtatgacatgctggtaagcagtatgacttgtacccccacaactcacttgtgttctactcgtgcatataacatctacacataaacctagctcggatgccactattggggaacgtagtaatttcaaaaaaattcctacgcacacgcaagatcatggtgatgcatagaaacgaggggggagagtatcgtctacgtaccctcgtagaccgtaagcagaagcgttatgagaacgcggttgatgtagtcgtatgtcttcatgatccgaccgatccaagaaccgaacgtacggcacctccgagttcagcacacgttcagctcgatgacgtcccacaaactccgatccagcagagcttcataggatagttgcgtcagcatgacggcatgataatgatggtgatgatgttgctaccgacgcagggcttcacctaagcactgctatgatatgatcgaggtggattatgatggaggggggcaccatacACGGCTTGGAAcagtcaacttgtgtgttctagggtgcccatgcccccgtatataaaggagcgagggggaggccggccggcccttccagggcgcgccaggaggagtcctcctcctagtaggagtaggactcccctttcctactcctactaggagggggaaaggaaggaggagagggagaaggaaggagagggaggaaaggaggaaagggggcccggcccctagtccaattcggtttgggctaggggggccgcgcgccctgccttgtcctgcctcctctcttccaccacttggcccatgaggcccaatacttcttcccccgtattcccgtaagtccccggtactccaaaaaaatacccgaatcactcagaaccttcccgatgtccgaatatagtcgtccaatatatcgatcttcacgactcggccattttgagactcctcgtcatatccccgatctcatccgggactccaaactaccttcggtacatcaaaacacataaactcataatatcgatcgtcaccgaacgttaagcgtgcggaccctacgtgttcgagaactatgtagatatgaccgagacatgtctctggtcaataaccaatagcagaatctagatgctcatattggctcctacatattctacgaagatttttatcagtcaaaccgcataacaacatacgttgttccctttgtcatcggtatgttacttgaccgagattcgatctttggtatctcaatacctagttcaatctcattaccggcaagtatctttactcgtttcgtaatgcatcatcccgcaactaactcattagtcacattgcttgcaaggcttatagtgatgtgcattaccaagagggcccagagatacctcttcgacaatcggagtgacaaatcctaatctcgatctatgccaactcaacaagtaccatcagagacacctgtagagcacctttataatcacccagttacgttgtgacgcttggtagtacacaaagtgttcctctagtattcgggagttgcataatctcatagtcataggaacatgtataagtcatgaagaaagcaatagcaatatactaaacgatcaaatgctaagtaacagaatgggtcaactcaatcacatcattctctaatgatgtgatcccgttaatcaaatgataactcatgtctatggctaggaaacttaaccatctttgattcaacgagctagtcaagtagaggcatactagtgacactctgtttgtctatgtattcacacatgtactaaatttctggttaatacaattctagcatgaataataaacatttatcatgatataaggaaataaataataactttattattgcctctaggacatatttacTTCAAGTGTTAGGGTAATTATTTTTATCAAAATCATGTACCTTTATTACCTCTACCTTTGAAGGAGATGTCATTGTATAAATCGTGGGCAATCTGATATTACCAAAGGTTCATGTCAATATCCCGTTCTAGGGTCACGGTAGTATAGTAAGGAATACAAACCTCGCTCCTATGATTGTTTACTTCACTTTGGTCGGTCAAGGAAACATTCAACTTCGTGTCATCTATTTCGCTTTGGTCTAGTATCTTCATGTCGAATTCCAGCTAAAGGAGAGGCCATCGGATCCATCTGGGCTTCTAGTCTTTCTTTGCGAGCACGTCCTTTACTGTCCGACGATCCATGTAGACAATGAATTTTGTTTCTGCAATGTAAGGCCTGAACTTTCCACAAGCAAATATTATAACGCACAATTCTCTATCATCTTTAGCATAGTTCCTTTGGGCATCACTTACAGTATGACTAGCGTAATAAATAATATTAAGGTTATTACCTTCATGTTGTCCTAAGACATGACTTACCACATTGTTATCAGTCTCACAAATTACCTCATAGGGTTGGTCCCAATTAGGTGGTTTGATGACAGGTGTCATGATCAAGGCTTGCTTCAAATGCTCAAAGGCGGTAGTATACTGCTTGCCGAATTCCAACGAACACTTTTCTGCATAAGCCTTGTCGTGATCATGACGTTTTTTTTCTTAAGCTTCAAAATGCTCATGTAAGTGCTATACCGACAAAGACATATAAAGAGGTGCACAAACGCGGTAAAATCCAAATAATCATATAGCTACGGAACAAAATAAGAGGTGCAAAACAATGCACGAATTGGTTTCATCACCCATCTCTCTCTGATGGGCTTCCAAGCATCACTGTTTCGGGCCTCCTAGTGCAATGCATGGACCACATCCTTTAGGTCCGGGCTTGGATCCTCCTAGCACTACAATACTCCAGGCTTGAGGGATCACGACATCGATGTTCGAGTTTGTTGTTGCAGTGTCTGGTTTGCAAGTCAAAGTCATTGTCTTTGCAGTCAAAACTGTAGAAACCATTGCCTATAGTTCGCTGGCCTTCTTCACTTCACTGCATTCATCATATGATGTCACGACTTGTGGATCCAATATGTCGCAACTTGCGACAATGGTAGTTAGAAAACTCTCCGCCTGCGCTTGTAATTTTGATGAGGTGGCCTCCTTCTCCTCAAAACTTGGTGTGCTTACGTCAACTTCTTGTGACACATTGGTCGCCGCACTTGGCGAACTAACCCAGATCACTTATGGTAAACTAGTAAAtgcgcacgtgcaacgcacgttaaTATTTTGGTAATATGTTAATTGCATGCCGATATTAGATatgctattatttgtgtgttaatcctgtgattagtgcaatatttggtatgatattaattgcacgttaaacatgtttaacgctcgccattggagcagcctaggtcgttggattgacttagttcgatggccgagatcagttggatctgcccctttgggtctttttatattggtatagatgtcATGTCGTTGTTTGTGATAGCCTCATGTTGTCCCACATGAGTACCAATGTCCCTGACACATGCGCAGACTACCTCGACTTGGATCATGTACAACTCATTAAAGATGGACCTCTTCGCGCTCATGAGAGAACTCTCGCTCCACTCATAAACCCTCACTCGATCATCGTGCCATTCCGGAAAATCCATCAGTAGGTGTCCTGGCATGGTGACTAGGTTAGAGGGGAAACATAAGACGGTTTTATCCATGCTCAGGTCATCTGAAagagataaaaccctactcctgctctgtgTATATTGCTATTGGGGTGTACAAAGTACAAGTATAACCGAAGGATTGCATGATAGGTGGAAGGGAGTCCTCCATGGCTCCGGCTTCCTTATCTTGAACGACAAGACTTCCAGAGTCTTCTCGTATAGGGCCCAAAGGTCGTACTGATGTCTCAGGGCGGAACCGACCTAGGAGGCCTCGGGACGGCTTACTTGGGCTGGTTACCAGCAAGGTGTGGCACCCGTGGGCCATAACACCGTTAGTATCCCATGAACTGGTTATCAGGCTTGTGTGCATCCCGACCAACATCGATCCACCCATTTCTCCTCTGTCGAACACGATCAATCAAATATCAAAAGCAATTCATTTTATACATACCACACTGGACGGTAAACACAAATACTTACAAAGCCGGTATCATTTAGAGCTTCTGTCACAATGTTTGTAGTAGAGCAGATTTGTTGCTAGTATTCACATTTGTATTTTGGCTGAAAAAGTTGCACGACTTGTCCACACTAACCAATTGACCGGAGGCTGCACAACAAGAAGTAAAAGTGGATACCTAAAAAAAGTAAAAATGGAAGAGTAAGGGCCAAGCTGCATGCACAGCCTCACTATACGTAAGGGCCAAGTTTTTTATTTGAGAGATCGAAGAGTGGCCCAGAAATCAGCTCGGAATAAGTCCACCGCGCATTCTCCGAACTATCTCTCCCTTGGTACAGATCGGACGGCATCGCTCGCCTCACAGCCGCACGGACAGCCACGATTCGCTCGCCTTTCCCGCGGCGCCGTCACTACGCAGCCAATAAAACCCCCCGCGAGGCCGCAACCCCCGGTCGCCCACAGCGCGCAGGCCACTGGGGGATCGCCTAGGTCCTTCTCCTGCGCCTTCGTTCGGCGCCGCCATCCTCCAGGGCTGTCCTCATCTCATTCCTCCTGATAGCGAGGGGGATCCTCAAGGTGAGACAACATCCTTGTGCTCGATCGATCTATTCCCTGTAGATCGTCCAGTGCGTCGAGTGGTTTTGGTCCAGCTCGCAAGGGTTCTTGTTCTTCCCGTGGAATGATTTAACATTATTCGTAGTGGGTACAAGTAATGGTCTGGTGCTGAATGCCGATCTAAATCTGGTAGATGTATCTTTTGTATCACACAACACGCCCTAGATTTTTCTCCCTGATGTATTTTACCGTCTGATGCGATATAAATGCCGTTCTGTTGAGACGTTTTAGGTGTTATTTCACATTCGGTTTTATTTCCAGTAGCCGAGTTTAAATTATGTTAGGTATTCGAACATATGAATATGTGAATCGTAAATATATTGTTTCCGCAGGGCCATAAGTTTCTGCAGAGTGACATGGATATGTGTTTCGTTTATTAAGAGATTTATGTTCCGTTTACTACAGTATTATGCTACTGATTCATGCGATTCACTAGATACTCAATCTTTGTTTTCCTTCTCTTTCTTGTATTGATACAAGAGCTTTGTTTAGTTGTGTTCTGACAATCTTGGGTATTTTTTTCCAAGGCTTTGTTTTCTGTTATCTCTACTCTCTGATTTACGATTTCTTGCTATGTAAATAGGGATAACAGAATGTAATATAGACTGAAATGTTTAATGGTACAACATTTACCTTAGTTGTCATGCAGAATGTAATATAGACTGAAGTATCACCTGGCTTGCATTATATTGATGTCCTTGTTTTCAACCTGTGCTTTAATTTTTTACCGTGTCTACTGAATTTTGTCTTTCCATTCTCGCTTACCTTTGTGCACTTATGTATACCAACATAGGAGCTACCAAATCTGTTTAGGACTGTCAATCATTTCTACCTTGGGGTGATTCAGTAATCTTCTTAGTACTGTTAGTCTTAGTCATTACATGGATTCTAACTTGGTTACTACTTTTGAACAGGAACTTATATTTGTAGTGTGATAATCAAAAGCAGTCAAGATGGTGAAATTCACAGTAGAAGGACTCCGCATCATCATGGACAAGCAAAATAATATTCGCAACATGTCTGTTATTGCTCATGTGGACCATGGTATGTGCTGGGAAAGTTACTGCTTGGGTTGCACAAGTATTTGATGTTTTTATTCATATGTTATCAATGGGGGTTGATCCTTTTTTGCTTGTTCGTATTGTCTCTTGTTTGTATGAACAGTTGCTCAGCATAGACTTGTGAAATATTTTATCTCACAGCATAGCTTGTTTATATTTCTGTTCTCAGATTGTATATTTCTGCTCATATTTTTTCTTTGTATTGATTCTTTATAGCTTGTTCATGATGTCTCTTGTTTTGCTAGAACACATGCCCATTTTTAGATTGCTGTGATATTTTAATTGCATATGAAaaagataacgcccacacgtgtgggcgtttgcatctcgcccacacgcatggatcAACGTCCGTTTGTGTTTGCACGAATCTTAGTATGTTTTGCCAGATTTTTTAtgccacgtaggactgggctggtgtgtgggcattcatctgGTCGCCCACACGTCCGTTTCATCATgcggaggggctggtgtgtgggcgtttagcagttcgcccacacgccagttttcacgcacgcagaggggctggtgtgtgggcgtctatcagtttgcccacacgcccgtctcctctcccacacccaaagttgtcagttgccatgtgttttgcagggtacatggcaactgccctagtgtgcttgtaagcagatgacaactctctctttacccgaacatgttattttgccatgtcttttttgtagtgctacatggcaactgcctagtgttagtaggtggcaactcctaaagttttcaaatcatggcaactgtactagaccagaccatacatggcaacagctgcagttgtccaaaaatggcatctggcacttgacctgagatggcaactgcagttgagcaaccatggcaactgtagttgtcagacatggcaactgtagttcagcaacatggcaaTTGCAGTTAAACGAACGTGGAggagggtccggaccatggcaactaTGGGGACGCGTGGTGATTGTCACGCGGGGCATGCGGAACGGTGAGGTAGGAGGCCGGACGTACGGGCGTGTGGGCATTAtctattttgcccacacgtaggcgtgtggaAGGGACCACGAGGCAAAAGACTGAgcgtgtgggcattacttgttttgcccacacgtagacgTGTGGACTGATTCTCTTAGATACCACACGAAACGTGTGGCCAGaccccttaacgcccacacgtgtgggcgttatcgggACCCATTGCATAATATAGCTCGTTTACATTTCTGCTGTCAGATTGTATTTTCATCCTGAAAATTGCAGTCCATATGACTTTGACCAAATACTAGCTTAAACATGATTGTGCACAGTAAAGTAAAATTCAATGGATAACCTGTTTGTTCCTTTAATTTTAAGGATCTGATCATCCAGGATTTAAAGCTACTTTTGTATTGTCCTGAAGTAAATGGGTGATTATTTCAATATGTGCTGGTTGTATTTTCTGTACTGCATAGTTATGTTATGCAATTTAATCTCAGTAGATCATGTGTGCTCATCAAGCCATTTTCTATCTCTCTTGTTTGTTTTAGTTTTAATCTtgttatttatttgttttgcaAAATTTAATCTTGTTAGTAATCCCTGAATTCCAACATTTGTCTACTCTCCTTTTGGTGGGTCAGTGTTTTGACTGTGCTCTATCTTTGTAGCATTCTAGCGCTCCGTTTCTTGTTCAATGTTAAGAGTGTGCATTGTAATTAAATGTTATTAACTCATGTTTTTGACCACATTCATGGTTTTTAATTACGGCAGGCAAGTCTACGCTTACTGATTCTCTAGTGGCAGCTGCTGGGATTATTGCACAAGAAGTTGCAGGTGACGTCCGCATGACTGATACTCGTGCAGATGAAGCAGAACGTGGTATCACAATCAAATCCACGGGTATATCTCTTTTCTATGAGATGACTGATGAATCACTCAGGTCTTATAAGGGCGAGAGAGATGGGAATGAATACCTGATCAACCTTATAGATTCGCCTGGGCACGTTGATTTCTCTTCAGAAGTCACAGCTGCTCTTCGTATTACTGATGGTGCTTTGGTGGTGGTTGACTGTATTGAGGGTGTCTGTGTGCAAACTGAAACTGTGCTTCGCCAAGCCCTTGGTGAGAGGATTAGGCCCGTCCTTACTGTGAACAAGATGGACAGATGCTTCCTTGAGCTTCAGGTTGATGGTGAGGAAGCTTACCAGACTTTCTCCCGTGTCATTGAGAACGCCAATGTCATTATGGCAACATATGAAGATGCAAAACTTGGTGATGTCCAAGTCTACCCAGAGAAGGGAACTGTTGCTTTCTCTGCTGGTTTACATGGATGGGCATTTACTCTCACCAACTTTGCTAAGATGTATGCCTCCAAGTTTGGAGTTGATGAAACTAAAATGATGGAGAGGCTTTGGGGTGAGAACTTCTTTGACACAGCCACGAAAAAGTGGACCAACAAGAACACGGGCTCTCCTACTTGCAAGAGAGGTTTTGTTCAGTTCTGCTATGATCCAATCAAGCAAATAATCAACACCTGCATGAATGACCAGAAGGATAAATTGTGGCCTATGTTACAGAAGCTTGGTGTGACCATGAAGGCTGATGAGAAGGAGCTAATGGGCAAGCCTTTAATGAAGCGTGTTATGCAGACTTGGCTGCCAGCAAGTACAGCTCTACTTGAGATGATGATATTCCACCTTCCTTCTCCTTCCAAAGCACAGAAATATCGTGTAGAGAACTTGTATGAGGGGCCCCTTGACGATGTCTATGCAACTGCTATAAGAAACTGTGACCCAGAAGGTCCTCTTATGCTCTATGTTTCCAAGATGATTCCAGCATCTGACAAGGGCAGATTCTTTGCGTTTGGCCGTGTCTTCTCTGGGAGAATTGCAACTGGCATGAAGGTCCGGATCATGGGCCCAAACTATGTTCCTGGCCAGAAGAAGGATCTGTACGTGAAGAGTGTCCAGCGTACAGTTATTTGGATGGGAAAGAAGCAAGAGTCTGTTGACGATGTTCCTTGTGGTAATACTGTTGCTATGGTTGGCTTGGATCAGTTCATCACAAAGAATGCTACCCTGACAAACGAAAAGGAGGTTGATGCATGCCCAATCAGAGCAATGAAATTTTCTGTATCCCCTGTTGTACGCGTTGCTGTGCAGTGCAAGGTTGCCTCTGATCTTCCCAAACTTGTCGAAGGCTTGAAGCGCCTGGCGAAGTCTGACCCTATGGTTGTGTGTTCCATGGAAGAGTCTGGCGAGCATATCATTGCTGGAGCTGGAGAGCTGCACCTTGAAATTTGTTTGAAGGATCTGCAGGAGGATTTCATGGGTGGTGCTGAGATTATTATTTCCCCTCCTGTTGTCTCTTTCCGTGAGACCGTTCTTGAGAAGTCCTGCCGCACCGTGATGAGCAAGTCCCCGAACAAGCACAACCGTCTCTACATGGAAGCTCGTCCCATGGAGGAAGGGCTGGCCGAGGCCATTGACGATGGCTGCATCGGCCCACGTGATGATCCCAAGGTGCGCTCCAAGGTCCTGTCCGAGGAGTTTGGTTGGGACAAGGATCTTGCCAAGAAGATTTGGTGTTTTGGACCCGAGACCACTGGGCCGAACATGGTTGTTGATATGTGCAAGGGAGTGCAGTATCTGAATGAAATCAAGGACTCCGTTGTGGCTGGCTTCCAGTGGGCGTCGAAAGAAGGGGCATTGGCAGAGGAAAACATGCGTGGTATTTGCTTTGAGGTCTGTGACGTCGTTCTCCATACAGATGCTATTCACAGGGGTGGCGGTCAGGTCATCCCGACGGCTAGAAGGGTTATTTATGCTTCTCAGCTCACAGCTAAGCCAAGGTTACTTGAGCCTGTGTACCTAGTGGAGATCCAGGCACCTGAGAATGCACTTGGTGGTATCTATGGTGTTCTTAACCAGAAGAGAGGGCACGTGTTTGAGGAGATGCAGAGGCCTGGTACCCCACTTTACAACATCAAGGCGTACCTCCCTGTTATCGAGTCCTTTGGTTTCTCCGGCACACTTAGGGCTGCGACATCTGGTCAGGCCTTCCCGCAGTGTGTGTTTGATCACTGGGACATGATGTCTGCTGATCCTTTGGAGGCAGGATCACAGGCGGCGCAGCTGGTTTTGGATATCCGCAAGAGAAAAGGGTTGAAAGAACAGATGACCCCTCTCTCCGAATTTGAGGACAAGCTCTAAATTTTTGCTCCCATGTTATCTGTTATCTCAGCAAATTTTTGATCTATGCTTGGTCTGTGTCAAGAGATGTACTCTTTCGTATTCTAGTTCCTTGGGTTGTGTTGTACTGAACCTATTTCGGTCTCTATCGGATTTAGCAAATAATTTACCTTATATGATATATGCTTGATTGAGTAGTTGATTTTAGCAAGTGTTGCTTTGCATCTCCTAATTGCATTTTCTTCTTATGTTTGAGAACCTTGGCAAGTTTTTTCAATGTTTCCTTGCGTCTGATAAATTGCCCCAACTGGTTTTATTGAAAACTTGAGCAGATTGTTGTAAATTAGCTGTTGCCATTTCTTTGCAAGAGATTTTTTAAATTCTTATGTAGGACTATGCTCAGAGCTTCTAATGTGAAAAGAGGTGTTTTTGCAATGAGAAACACTGTACACTGTATTATTTCATGACGATAATTCTCTTGCATTTAACTTAAGAAACACCCCATAAAATACATCAGCATTCCAATTTACAAAGTGCAACCTGGGCAGACTCAAGTCCTGAATTGTTTTCGTTTTGACATTGTCCATTGTGCTCTGGGCATATAAATGGAAGTTCACTCTTGAACAATCtatgttactccctctgtaaagtaatataagatcttttagatcacttaagtagtgatctaaaagatcttatattagtttacagaggggaGTATAAATTAATTTGGTGGGAGCCAAAAGATTTTCCCTTGGGTGATTGTTGGTATGAATTTGACCAGGACGTATGCAATTGAAATAGCAAATCGTCTTAACCCTGGTTATTTCTGTTTACTCTAGTGATTTTAAACTCTTGACTGCACTCGGAGATTTTAAACCCTGCTAATATTTGTTTCAGGTCTGACAGAAGCATAAGAAATGTGAGACTGATGGAGAGATATAATTACTTTGCTTCGAGTTGTCACCAATATGGTTTTAGAGTCTCTGTCAAGATGAAAGGGAGAGTGATTTGGCTGGCGTATAGATGCCCTGAAGCACATGCACACTGGATTGTCTTCTATGTGGCTGGTTGCTTAACTGCATTTTCTTACCAAATTTATCACCCTGCTCCCTTTATGCTGTTGTGCATGAACTTGACTCTTATTATCAGATTTCTTTTTTAATCATCGCTTCTGCAATTCTGTAGGCTGTTGAAACTGCTCTTGCTTGGTCCGAACGTATTTACGTAGAATTTTCTGTAGTCAATTTTCGTTCCCATTTTATGACAAAAGGGACTGTTGTCAATCTGAACAACAGGTTTTATGAGACAAATCTAGAAGCTGAAATGATCAAACGTATAGACCAAATCCAGGACATAGTTCAGTGGATGGGATGGGATGGGAGCCCTACAAAGTTACATACACAAGTGATTATTGCCAAGCTTTGTATGAGCACGCCCTTGAGTTAATATGGGAAGTGCTCGCCTATGTGGGTCAACATGATCTTTTCCTCCCCTCCTTTCTTTATCATGTAACAATAGTAAATTTGAAAGGAAATGGATCGTTCTTAACTTTTGTTTGAAAATAGGTAAAACTCCTTACCGTggagtcccccacccctccccttcTCGCGACCGCGCCGCCCCCGCGGGCGTCCGGCCGCGCCCCGATCTCCCCCCCCCTCcagcccccctctttccctcctccccgccgccgtcgctgGCGCCCGCGGCTGGCCTGGCCCCGGGGTCGCTGGTGGCGGCGGNNNNNNNNNNNNNNNNNNNNNNNNNNNNNNNNNNNNNNNNNNNNNNNNNNNNNNNNNNNNNNNNNNNNNNNNNNNNNNNNNNNNNNNNNNNNNNNNNNNNNN is from Triticum aestivum cultivar Chinese Spring chromosome 3A, IWGSC CS RefSeq v2.1, whole genome shotgun sequence and encodes:
- the LOC123061589 gene encoding elongation factor 2, giving the protein MVKFTVEGLRIIMDKQNNIRNMSVIAHVDHGKSTLTDSLVAAAGIIAQEVAGDVRMTDTRADEAERGITIKSTGISLFYEMTDESLRSYKGERDGNEYLINLIDSPGHVDFSSEVTAALRITDGALVVVDCIEGVCVQTETVLRQALGERIRPVLTVNKMDRCFLELQVDGEEAYQTFSRVIENANVIMATYEDAKLGDVQVYPEKGTVAFSAGLHGWAFTLTNFAKMYASKFGVDETKMMERLWGENFFDTATKKWTNKNTGSPTCKRGFVQFCYDPIKQIINTCMNDQKDKLWPMLQKLGVTMKADEKELMGKPLMKRVMQTWLPASTALLEMMIFHLPSPSKAQKYRVENLYEGPLDDVYATAIRNCDPEGPLMLYVSKMIPASDKGRFFAFGRVFSGRIATGMKVRIMGPNYVPGQKKDLYVKSVQRTVIWMGKKQESVDDVPCGNTVAMVGLDQFITKNATLTNEKEVDACPIRAMKFSVSPVVRVAVQCKVASDLPKLVEGLKRLAKSDPMVVCSMEESGEHIIAGAGELHLEICLKDLQEDFMGGAEIIISPPVVSFRETVLEKSCRTVMSKSPNKHNRLYMEARPMEEGLAEAIDDGCIGPRDDPKVRSKVLSEEFGWDKDLAKKIWCFGPETTGPNMVVDMCKGVQYLNEIKDSVVAGFQWASKEGALAEENMRGICFEVCDVVLHTDAIHRGGGQVIPTARRVIYASQLTAKPRLLEPVYLVEIQAPENALGGIYGVLNQKRGHVFEEMQRPGTPLYNIKAYLPVIESFGFSGTLRAATSGQAFPQCVFDHWDMMSADPLEAGSQAAQLVLDIRKRKGLKEQMTPLSEFEDKL